The proteins below are encoded in one region of Micromonospora pisi:
- a CDS encoding RDD family protein, with product MTEPPPHSTPPPGGPVTPNPQGPVPPGGHIPAQAGPHSGPALWYAAPPPQVRPGGYPGVPPPVVPPGWRPGHPPPPPLSPAGQPLAEFSDRFLAGLVDYGIYFLVSMVFAVPTMIYYVTRVLPELFVVTPDGTLREPDFLAVMVPMLLLQLGLSVVLLAVLYVYHVEMMFRTGQTPGKRIMKIRVVPLDPHAALTRGATVKRYLVQFGAGSLVPGLSYLDGLWQLWDKPYQQCLHDKAARTVVVKVPRVNELRLAP from the coding sequence GTGACCGAGCCGCCCCCGCACTCGACGCCGCCGCCCGGCGGGCCCGTGACCCCCAACCCCCAGGGGCCGGTCCCGCCGGGCGGCCACATCCCGGCCCAGGCCGGGCCGCACTCCGGACCTGCGCTCTGGTACGCCGCACCGCCGCCCCAGGTGCGGCCGGGCGGCTACCCGGGCGTACCGCCGCCGGTGGTGCCGCCCGGTTGGCGGCCGGGTCACCCGCCACCGCCGCCGTTGAGCCCGGCCGGTCAGCCACTGGCCGAGTTCTCCGACCGGTTCCTCGCCGGTCTGGTGGACTACGGGATCTACTTCCTGGTCAGCATGGTGTTCGCGGTGCCGACGATGATCTATTACGTCACCCGGGTCCTGCCGGAGCTGTTCGTGGTGACGCCGGACGGCACCTTGCGCGAGCCGGACTTCCTCGCCGTCATGGTCCCGATGTTGCTGTTGCAGCTCGGCCTCTCCGTCGTGCTCCTGGCCGTGCTGTACGTCTACCACGTGGAGATGATGTTCCGGACCGGGCAGACCCCGGGCAAGCGGATCATGAAGATCCGGGTGGTGCCGCTCGACCCGCACGCCGCCCTCACCCGTGGCGCCACGGTGAAGCGTTACCTGGTGCAGTTCGGCGCCGGTTCGCTCGTGCCCGGCCTCAGTTACCTGGACGGGTTGTGGCAGCTCTGGGACAAGCCGTACCAGCAGTGCCTCCACGACAAAGCCGCCCGTACCGTTGTGGTTAAGGTTCCCAGGGTGAACGAACTGAGGTTGGCGCCATGA
- the hppD gene encoding 4-hydroxyphenylpyruvate dioxygenase, protein MTQAIDRPSPDTTDVDVDVLVGAVDHDISADPFPVRGIDHIQFMVGNAKQAAHYYSTAFGMTCVAYRGPEQGFRDHAEYVLTSGSARFVLTGAVHAGAPGTEHVAKHSDGVQDIALEVPDVDAAYAHALTQGATAIVAPYDVTDGHGTVRMASIAAYGDTRHTLIDRSKYNGPFLPGFVARGPIVDRQPMIDAGVQPKRFFQAVDHVVGNVELGKMDEWVEFYRRVMGFTNMAEFVGDDIATDYSALMSKVVASGTRKVKFPLNEPAVAKRKSQIDEYLEFYGGPGPQHIAVATNDILRSVDAMRAAGVEFLDTPDSYYDDPELRARIGEVRAPIEELKARKILVDRDEDGYLLQIFTKPVQDRPTVFFELIERHGSLGFGKGNFKALFEAIEREQEARGNL, encoded by the coding sequence ATGACCCAGGCGATTGACCGACCGTCGCCCGACACCACCGACGTCGATGTTGACGTGCTGGTGGGCGCGGTCGACCACGACATTTCGGCTGACCCGTTCCCGGTCCGGGGGATCGACCACATTCAGTTCATGGTCGGCAACGCGAAGCAGGCGGCGCACTACTACTCGACCGCCTTCGGCATGACCTGTGTCGCCTACCGTGGTCCGGAGCAGGGTTTCCGGGACCACGCCGAGTACGTGCTCACCAGCGGCTCGGCCCGGTTCGTGTTGACCGGTGCGGTGCACGCGGGCGCCCCGGGCACCGAGCACGTGGCCAAGCACAGCGACGGGGTGCAGGACATCGCCCTGGAGGTGCCGGACGTGGACGCGGCGTACGCGCACGCCCTCACCCAGGGCGCGACCGCCATCGTCGCCCCGTACGACGTGACCGACGGACACGGCACCGTACGGATGGCGAGCATCGCCGCGTACGGCGACACCCGGCACACCCTGATCGACCGGTCGAAGTACAACGGCCCGTTCCTGCCCGGCTTCGTGGCTCGCGGTCCGATCGTGGACCGGCAGCCGATGATCGACGCCGGGGTCCAGCCGAAGCGGTTCTTCCAGGCCGTCGACCATGTGGTGGGCAACGTCGAGCTGGGCAAGATGGACGAGTGGGTCGAGTTCTACCGGCGGGTGATGGGCTTCACCAACATGGCCGAGTTCGTCGGTGACGACATCGCCACCGACTACTCGGCGCTGATGTCGAAGGTCGTGGCGAGCGGCACCCGCAAGGTCAAGTTCCCGCTGAACGAGCCGGCGGTGGCGAAGCGCAAGTCGCAGATCGACGAGTACCTGGAGTTCTACGGCGGCCCCGGCCCGCAGCACATCGCGGTGGCGACGAACGACATCCTGCGCAGCGTGGACGCGATGCGGGCGGCCGGGGTGGAGTTCCTGGACACGCCGGACTCGTACTACGACGACCCGGAGCTGCGGGCTCGGATCGGCGAGGTCCGTGCTCCGATCGAGGAGCTGAAGGCGCGCAAGATCCTGGTCGACCGGGACGAGGACGGCTACCTGTTGCAGATCTTCACGAAGCCGGTGCAGGACCGGCCGACGGTCTTCTTCGAACTGATCGAGCGGCACGGATCGCTCGGCTTCGGCAAGGGCAACTTCAAGGCGCTGTTCGAGGCGATCGAGCGGGAGCAGGAAGCACGCGGGAACCTGTAA
- a CDS encoding Lrp/AsnC family transcriptional regulator, translating into MTDVQAVQLDRLDARLIELLAEEPRIGVLECSRRLRVARGTVQARLDKLIARGVVRGFGPELAPAAIGFGVTSFVTLEISQRHGHDPVAAHLRAIPEVLEAHTITGTGDMLCRIVARSNADLQRVIDEIVSYEGIARASTIIALAEQIPYRVLPLVRSAAAGAARATPEDPGGEPSRV; encoded by the coding sequence GTGACCGATGTACAGGCTGTACAGCTCGACCGGCTCGACGCGCGGCTGATCGAGCTGCTCGCGGAGGAGCCGAGGATCGGCGTACTGGAATGCTCCCGCCGGCTCCGGGTGGCCCGGGGCACGGTCCAGGCGCGGCTCGACAAACTGATCGCCCGGGGAGTCGTCCGTGGCTTCGGGCCGGAACTCGCGCCGGCCGCCATCGGTTTCGGCGTCACCTCCTTCGTCACCCTGGAGATCAGCCAGCGGCACGGCCACGACCCGGTCGCGGCGCACCTGCGGGCGATTCCCGAAGTGCTGGAGGCGCACACCATCACCGGCACCGGCGACATGCTCTGCCGGATCGTCGCCCGCTCCAACGCGGACCTGCAACGGGTGATCGACGAGATCGTGTCGTACGAGGGAATCGCCCGCGCCTCGACCATCATCGCGCTCGCCGAACAGATCCCGTACCGGGTGCTGCCGCTGGTCCGGTCGGCGGCGGCCGGTGCGGCGCGGGCAACTCCGGAAGATCCCGGCGGCGAGCCCTCCCGCGTTTGA